A stretch of Spirochaeta cellobiosiphila DSM 17781 DNA encodes these proteins:
- a CDS encoding Fur family transcriptional regulator: protein MTRKRQMLLDIISASSTPLNAQQVVDQTQGIVDQATVYRGLKYLEENNMITSFVFDCDDRGVERYYNVSGKSSHHHYMHCEGCHQFFPFSHCIGTEVLGEIQKESGFQVTEHYLTLKGYCKECQLHG, encoded by the coding sequence ATGACAAGAAAACGACAAATGTTATTAGACATTATAAGTGCTTCTAGTACTCCCTTGAATGCTCAACAAGTTGTTGATCAGACACAGGGCATAGTAGATCAAGCTACTGTTTACAGAGGATTGAAGTATCTTGAAGAGAATAACATGATTACATCCTTTGTTTTTGATTGTGATGATAGGGGCGTAGAACGTTACTATAATGTGTCTGGTAAGAGCAGTCATCATCATTATATGCATTGTGAAGGATGCCATCAATTTTTTCCCTTCTCCCATTGTATTGGAACAGAGGTTCTAGGTGAAATTCAAAAAGAATCTGGTTTTCAGGTAACAGAACATTATCTGACTTTAAAAGGTTACTGTAAGGAGTGCCAACTCCATGGATAA
- a CDS encoding metal ABC transporter substrate-binding protein, with amino-acid sequence MKRIFLSFILMTMMVFFSFAGGAKEQSGNISVVTTTSIAGDVVSQVVGDKVELTILMKRGANPHSYEPTPKDMAAVESADVVFVSGVGLEESLLESLENVSANVMSLSDGVDINTDFEDHDEDEHDHHDEGEDHDEDEHEHHEEEHHHHHAEGDPHVWMSPINVIVWVQNVEKTMSELDPANSDYYAANADAYIEKLYAVDKEIQDAYSAIPEADRVLITDHDAFGYYATRYHLSVIGTVVSSFSDNSESSAKDLKDLVNIMEEHKVSALYLGNTSSDSVKDLTTTLKNELSYTVDIKELLTGSLTEEGGDADNYLDFLRFNTKQIIDGLSK; translated from the coding sequence GTGAAAAGAATATTCTTATCTTTTATTCTGATGACTATGATGGTTTTCTTTAGCTTCGCAGGGGGAGCTAAGGAACAGTCTGGTAATATATCTGTTGTTACAACAACAAGTATTGCAGGTGATGTTGTATCACAGGTCGTTGGTGATAAAGTAGAACTTACTATTCTAATGAAACGAGGGGCTAACCCTCATAGCTATGAACCAACTCCAAAAGATATGGCTGCTGTTGAGTCTGCTGATGTTGTCTTTGTTAGTGGCGTAGGGCTTGAAGAAAGTTTGCTTGAATCTTTAGAGAATGTTAGTGCTAATGTTATGTCCTTATCTGACGGCGTTGATATTAATACAGATTTTGAAGACCATGATGAAGATGAACATGATCACCATGATGAAGGTGAAGATCATGATGAAGACGAACATGAGCATCATGAAGAAGAGCATCACCATCACCATGCAGAAGGGGATCCACACGTATGGATGAGTCCTATCAATGTTATTGTATGGGTTCAAAATGTTGAAAAGACTATGAGTGAATTAGATCCTGCCAATTCCGATTACTACGCTGCTAATGCAGATGCTTATATTGAAAAACTATATGCAGTAGATAAAGAAATTCAGGATGCCTACAGTGCCATCCCAGAAGCTGATCGTGTATTGATTACAGATCATGATGCCTTTGGATACTATGCCACTAGATACCATCTGAGTGTTATTGGTACTGTTGTGAGCAGCTTCTCAGATAATTCTGAGTCTTCTGCAAAAGATTTAAAAGATCTTGTGAATATCATGGAAGAGCACAAAGTGTCTGCCTTGTATTTAGGTAATACTTCATCTGACAGTGTTAAGGATCTAACAACGACTTTAAAGAACGAGTTAAGTTATACCGTTGATATAAAAGAACTTCTTACTGGGTCTCTAACAGAAGAAGGTGGCGATGCTGATAACTATCTTGATTTCTTAAGATTCAATACAAAACAAATCATTGATGGATTAAGTAAATAA
- a CDS encoding metal ABC transporter permease: MVEWIMEPLSYGFFLRGLGAGLIVALACGVLSAFIVWRGMAFIGDALAHAVLPGIVLSVMLGVHILVGALIAAYITVLAIGNLTSKDSFKDDTAIGVIFAGAFALGILLISKIASFQDLSHILFGNILGVNKIDLIIISVIAIIVVLAVILFFKELLVTSFDSAHAIAIGISPQLLTYGLLILIASTTVIATQTVGVVLVMALLVTPAATSSLWVKELHKIIIISIILAILAIVTGFYGSYYFDLPAGALIVLILTSFFIISYISVGINKRFLNA, translated from the coding sequence ATGGTTGAATGGATAATGGAACCACTTAGTTATGGATTTTTTCTAAGAGGTTTAGGAGCCGGGTTAATTGTAGCTTTAGCCTGCGGTGTGCTTAGTGCTTTTATTGTCTGGAGGGGAATGGCCTTTATTGGAGATGCACTAGCTCATGCTGTTCTTCCTGGAATAGTCCTATCAGTGATGTTAGGTGTTCACATCTTGGTTGGCGCTTTGATAGCGGCCTATATCACCGTATTAGCCATTGGTAATCTTACTTCAAAGGATTCCTTTAAGGATGATACTGCTATTGGTGTGATTTTTGCCGGTGCTTTTGCCTTGGGAATACTTTTAATCAGCAAGATTGCAAGCTTTCAGGATTTATCTCATATCCTTTTTGGTAATATCCTGGGAGTTAATAAGATCGATCTAATTATTATTTCTGTTATAGCTATTATTGTAGTGTTAGCCGTTATTTTATTCTTTAAAGAGCTTCTTGTGACTAGTTTTGACTCTGCTCATGCCATCGCTATAGGTATTTCTCCCCAGCTTCTGACTTATGGCTTACTAATACTAATAGCGTCCACAACGGTTATTGCTACTCAAACAGTGGGTGTTGTCCTTGTAATGGCATTGTTAGTTACTCCAGCAGCTACCTCTTCCTTGTGGGTAAAGGAACTACATAAAATTATTATCATTAGTATCATACTGGCTATTCTGGCTATTGTTACCGGTTTTTATGGAAGTTACTATTTTGACCTTCCTGCGGGAGCATTAATTGTCTTAATCCTAACCAGCTTTTTTATTATCTCCTATATAAGTGTAGGAATTAATAAGAGATTCCTGAATGCATAA
- a CDS encoding LysE family translocator, protein MVEKSRINKSISILWKGLLTGLILQFSIGPVFLLLLNITISNGFIFGLAGIVAATIVDYLFITAAILGLGRLLNTKRGQLVLGTIGSAILIIFGIYFFVGTMNTPLSEDQNLMKMTSLIQPFITTFVLTISSPLTIVFWTAVFATKAVELQLSKNELVVFGIGAGGATFLFLSIVLFFLGQFIPMGIVPFLNIGVSLLLIFYGLSRLYKIIKNYIVTNKKGE, encoded by the coding sequence ATGGTTGAAAAAAGTAGGATTAACAAAAGCATATCAATATTATGGAAAGGCCTATTAACAGGTTTAATACTCCAATTTTCTATAGGACCTGTATTTCTGTTGCTTCTTAACATAACAATAAGTAATGGTTTTATATTTGGTTTAGCAGGGATAGTCGCAGCGACAATCGTAGATTATCTATTTATAACCGCAGCTATCTTAGGATTGGGTCGCTTATTAAATACAAAAAGAGGACAATTGGTATTAGGAACTATAGGTTCTGCTATACTCATTATCTTTGGAATCTACTTTTTTGTTGGTACTATGAATACCCCTCTCTCTGAAGATCAAAACTTAATGAAAATGACTTCCTTGATTCAGCCCTTTATCACAACCTTTGTTCTGACCATTTCCAGTCCCTTGACTATTGTCTTTTGGACAGCTGTGTTTGCTACCAAAGCTGTAGAGCTACAATTAAGCAAAAATGAGCTTGTTGTGTTTGGTATTGGAGCTGGGGGGGCTACTTTTTTATTCTTATCTATAGTTTTATTTTTTCTTGGCCAATTTATTCCAATGGGGATTGTTCCTTTTCTTAATATAGGTGTAAGTTTGCTCCTGATCTTCTATGGACTTTCGAGGCTATATAAGATCATCAAAAATTATATTGTTACAAATAAGAAGGGAGAATGA
- a CDS encoding MarR family winged helix-turn-helix transcriptional regulator — translation MGIQEEIKVRRFKSTQSKGIINVLYTANWFVSLVNQALKPMDLSEPQFNILSSLYEAKEEAMTVSELQQMMIQRSSNVTRIIDKLLSRGLVTRNVCPENRRKVDITITNEGKDIYKKSRKLVWKIQEVIENNIDESEAELLSTTLDKIRENQ, via the coding sequence ATGGGCATACAAGAAGAGATAAAAGTCAGACGCTTTAAAAGCACACAGTCTAAAGGAATAATAAATGTTCTTTATACGGCTAACTGGTTTGTATCATTAGTAAATCAGGCTTTAAAGCCAATGGATTTGTCTGAGCCGCAATTTAATATATTAAGTAGTTTGTATGAAGCGAAAGAGGAAGCGATGACAGTGTCAGAGCTTCAACAGATGATGATACAAAGATCAAGTAATGTGACCAGGATCATAGATAAATTATTATCAAGAGGCTTGGTTACTAGAAATGTATGTCCGGAAAATAGACGCAAGGTGGATATTACCATCACAAATGAAGGAAAGGATATCTATAAGAAATCCAGAAAACTAGTCTGGAAAATCCAAGAAGTGATTGAGAATAATATAGATGAGAGTGAAGCAGAATTATTATCAACAACACTCGATAAGATAAGAGAAAATCAATAA
- the ygiD gene encoding 4,5-DOPA dioxygenase extradiol, with translation MRMPALFVGHGSPMNAIEHNVFTEEWKQLGKKIKPKAILMISAHWYTRGLFVQDEEHPKVINDMYGFPEELYNINYTPKGNGELTKLIRESLSVPVQIRNDWGIDHGAWSVLVHMYPQKDVPVVQVSVNANATPQELYQMGRELRHLRDKGIFIIGSGNIVHNLRLVDFGQQDKGYDWNFAFDNYIKDSILSHKIDNIIDYQSLGKAAQLSVPTPDHLDPLFYVMGATDTKDRINIFNEASIMGSLSMTSYLFE, from the coding sequence ATGAGAATGCCAGCCTTATTTGTGGGTCACGGATCCCCTATGAATGCTATAGAACATAATGTTTTTACAGAAGAATGGAAGCAATTAGGAAAAAAAATTAAACCCAAAGCCATCCTGATGATATCGGCCCATTGGTACACAAGGGGGCTCTTTGTTCAAGATGAAGAACATCCCAAAGTAATCAATGACATGTATGGATTTCCTGAAGAACTATACAATATCAACTACACCCCAAAGGGTAATGGAGAACTCACGAAACTCATACGTGAATCTTTGTCCGTACCTGTACAGATACGTAATGACTGGGGTATCGATCATGGAGCATGGTCTGTTCTGGTCCATATGTATCCTCAAAAAGACGTTCCTGTAGTACAAGTTAGTGTCAACGCCAATGCCACCCCCCAGGAACTATATCAAATGGGTAGAGAATTACGTCATCTCCGTGATAAGGGTATCTTCATCATTGGATCGGGCAACATTGTCCATAATTTAAGGTTGGTAGACTTTGGTCAGCAAGACAAGGGATATGACTGGAATTTTGCCTTTGATAACTACATAAAGGATTCTATTTTAAGCCATAAGATCGACAATATTATTGATTATCAGTCCCTGGGAAAAGCGGCTCAATTGTCCGTTCCTACCCCGGATCACCTGGATCCTCTCTTCTATGTGATGGGGGCAACAGATACTAAGGACCGCATCAATATTTTCAATGAAGCCTCCATTATGGGGTCCTTATCCATGACTAGTTATCTTTTTGAATAA
- a CDS encoding pseudouridine synthase: protein MRSSFSIVYETQQELVVFKPSGMASELSNDVKNASLYSQLKLAGYTKANGLPHRLDRVTSGLILVAKTKESLAYHNKNIQEGNVHKYYIARVTANEGVKVDDLLGTHVAHLKTEKGSAKIVHSGGKKSVMNILGIEPCINSKKGRKEYHVLIELITGRFHQIRVMCPSLGIPLTDDYKYNQRASSKTDNFYLDCFLLKYVSYDTKEPVRVMNINPLHQKTISPHLIEMMKRL from the coding sequence TTGAGATCCTCTTTTTCTATTGTGTATGAAACACAACAGGAGCTTGTTGTATTTAAACCTTCCGGCATGGCTTCTGAGTTATCTAATGATGTGAAGAATGCTTCCTTATATAGTCAATTAAAACTGGCTGGATATACCAAGGCTAACGGCTTGCCCCATCGTTTGGATAGGGTAACCTCTGGCCTTATATTGGTGGCAAAGACCAAGGAAAGTTTGGCCTATCACAATAAGAATATTCAGGAAGGGAATGTCCATAAATATTATATCGCCCGTGTGACAGCCAATGAGGGCGTAAAGGTAGACGACCTTCTTGGGACCCATGTTGCTCACTTAAAAACAGAAAAGGGATCTGCCAAGATTGTTCATAGTGGTGGTAAAAAATCAGTCATGAATATTCTTGGTATTGAACCTTGTATCAATAGCAAGAAAGGCAGAAAAGAATACCATGTCCTTATAGAATTAATAACAGGCCGTTTTCACCAGATTCGCGTTATGTGTCCCTCACTGGGAATCCCTTTGACTGACGATTATAAGTACAATCAAAGAGCTTCGTCGAAAACAGATAACTTCTACCTTGATTGTTTTCTGTTAAAATATGTTAGTTATGATACGAAAGAACCCGTAAGGGTTATGAATATTAACCCCTTACATCAAAAGACAATATCACCACATTTGATTGAAATGATGAAGAGATTATAA
- a CDS encoding metal ABC transporter ATP-binding protein, with protein MDNSLLCYGKTCDHPPVPHRPALNVSKVNYQYDKGKTVLDDVNFSILPGEKVALVGPNGAGKSTLMKLIIGLEAVQKGDINIFGHKAHTCKHRVAMVPQKSSVDWSFPVTVRQVVTMGRYVHLGWLKRPNKRDKEIVSEALKTMEILDLAERQVGELSGGQQQRVMLARTLAHDADLLLMDEPLNHVDIATQELMFHTIEKLCQNGKAVLISTHDLGILTVHFSRALFLDKTIIADGPVKEVLTPQNIAKAYGFEFHKQKELTPWLNG; from the coding sequence ATGGATAATAGTTTGTTATGTTACGGGAAAACCTGTGACCATCCTCCCGTTCCTCATCGCCCTGCCTTAAATGTATCAAAAGTGAATTATCAGTATGACAAAGGTAAAACGGTTCTTGATGATGTTAATTTTTCCATATTACCTGGTGAGAAAGTAGCTCTTGTAGGACCCAATGGAGCAGGAAAATCTACCTTGATGAAGCTGATTATCGGTTTAGAGGCTGTTCAAAAAGGGGACATTAATATCTTTGGTCACAAAGCACATACCTGCAAGCATCGTGTCGCGATGGTCCCTCAAAAAAGTTCTGTTGATTGGAGTTTTCCTGTTACGGTACGCCAAGTTGTGACTATGGGTCGTTATGTTCATTTAGGCTGGTTGAAAAGGCCTAATAAGCGTGACAAAGAAATCGTTAGTGAGGCCCTTAAAACAATGGAAATCCTCGATCTGGCAGAACGTCAGGTAGGGGAGTTGTCAGGAGGTCAGCAACAGAGAGTTATGCTGGCTAGAACCTTAGCTCATGATGCGGATCTTCTTCTCATGGATGAACCACTTAATCATGTGGACATCGCCACCCAGGAGCTAATGTTTCATACCATAGAAAAATTATGCCAAAATGGTAAAGCTGTGCTCATCAGTACTCATGATTTAGGGATTTTAACAGTTCACTTTTCTAGAGCTCTCTTTTTGGATAAGACCATTATTGCTGATGGTCCTGTTAAAGAAGTACTCACTCCTCAGAATATTGCAAAAGCCTATGGGTTTGAGTTTCACAAACAAAAGGAGTTAACACCATGGTTGAATGGATAA
- the trhA gene encoding PAQR family membrane homeostasis protein TrhA — protein sequence MEQETWLHKHITLHSYDNRKEDLVSAWSHAIGMVFGLVALILLAKKGYHTGDTGTALGYILYGFTIIILFTSSTLYHFFEPSDRKRLMRIFDHMSIYLMIAGTYTPITIAMGGVWGWSIFATIWTLAFLGMILKILFWGKFGIFHVLFYIAMGWLVVIGWNQVASHVHPRFLTYAMAGGITYTLGTIVYAMKKIPYYHGIWHLFVLGGNICFFLGIYYYI from the coding sequence ATGGAACAGGAAACTTGGTTACATAAACACATAACTCTTCATAGCTATGATAATCGCAAGGAAGATCTAGTATCAGCTTGGTCTCATGCTATTGGTATGGTCTTTGGATTAGTTGCTTTAATTCTTTTAGCTAAAAAAGGTTATCATACTGGCGATACAGGTACCGCCTTAGGCTATATTCTGTATGGATTCACTATTATTATCCTATTCACGAGCTCGACTCTCTATCATTTTTTTGAACCTAGTGATCGAAAGCGTTTGATGCGTATATTTGATCATATGTCTATCTACTTGATGATAGCAGGTACTTATACTCCTATTACAATCGCTATGGGAGGTGTCTGGGGTTGGAGTATATTTGCCACTATCTGGACGTTAGCTTTTTTGGGAATGATCCTTAAAATATTATTCTGGGGAAAATTCGGGATTTTTCATGTGCTCTTTTATATTGCCATGGGATGGCTTGTCGTTATCGGCTGGAATCAAGTAGCTTCCCATGTACATCCACGGTTTTTAACCTATGCTATGGCTGGTGGTATCACTTATACTTTGGGAACGATAGTATATGCTATGAAAAAGATACCCTACTATCATGGGATTTGGCATCTCTTTGTTTTAGGAGGAAATATTTGTTTCTTCCTTGGGATTTACTACTACATTTAA
- a CDS encoding NADPH-dependent FMN reductase: MAKNVKVILGSVRTNRAGKAVADYVMSQLGSYSGELEFDFIDLKDVNLPFMDEPVPPMMADGYTEDHTKAWSKTIAEADGFILVTPEYNHGYSPVLKNALDYLMKEWSEKPVGFVGYGGNGAELAIDQLKPVVEFLGMKPVSSQIGVNTIWEAIDEKGQLKADYVKGDVNKLAAEIESNIK, from the coding sequence ATGGCAAAGAATGTCAAAGTAATTTTAGGTAGTGTTAGAACAAACCGTGCAGGTAAAGCGGTGGCAGATTATGTAATGAGTCAGTTAGGTTCCTATTCTGGTGAATTGGAATTCGATTTCATAGATCTTAAAGATGTAAATCTTCCATTCATGGATGAACCAGTTCCCCCAATGATGGCTGATGGTTATACAGAAGATCATACAAAAGCATGGAGTAAAACCATTGCCGAGGCAGATGGATTCATCTTGGTAACTCCAGAATACAATCATGGATATTCACCAGTTCTTAAAAATGCCCTGGATTACTTAATGAAAGAATGGTCAGAAAAGCCAGTAGGATTTGTCGGTTATGGTGGAAATGGTGCTGAACTTGCGATTGATCAACTTAAGCCTGTTGTAGAATTCCTCGGAATGAAACCTGTAAGTTCTCAAATTGGTGTTAACACAATCTGGGAAGCTATTGACGAAAAAGGTCAATTAAAGGCTGATTACGTAAAAGGTGATGTTAACAAATTAGCAGCAGAAATCGAATCTAATATTAAATAA
- a CDS encoding YitT family protein — translation MLSFQDIPSLHVYLKRFVYIILGGLVSATALNVFLIPHHFLSGGLSGIALIGNYLWDFSPALILILLNIPIFLLGFLYIDMPFALSSLIGLFSYTLFLHLTKDLQGWLFVPDDILAAIVGGALNGVGMGLVLRNRASFGGTDIIGAIAKRKLSINLGTTLFFFNLIIIISSCFIFEAYKGLYSLIGVFIGSSVIDRMMKGFETRLSLFIVSEKWEDIADFLTVRLGRGATLLKGEGAYKRKETRVIYSVIPGLRLAKIKDGIYDIDPEAFVTVAPSTEIMGYWNKGLRHRYKWVYEKNE, via the coding sequence TTGCTATCTTTTCAAGATATCCCCAGTTTACATGTCTACCTAAAAAGATTTGTCTATATCATATTAGGTGGTTTAGTTTCAGCTACTGCACTTAATGTTTTCCTTATCCCCCATCACTTCCTATCAGGAGGTTTAAGCGGAATAGCCCTCATAGGAAATTATTTATGGGACTTTTCCCCGGCACTTATCTTAATCCTTCTCAATATCCCCATATTCTTATTAGGTTTTTTGTATATTGATATGCCCTTTGCCTTATCTAGTTTAATTGGTCTTTTCTCCTACACCCTATTTCTCCATCTTACAAAGGACTTACAAGGATGGCTCTTTGTTCCAGATGATATACTCGCAGCCATTGTGGGAGGAGCCCTTAATGGTGTAGGAATGGGATTGGTCTTAAGAAATAGAGCCAGCTTTGGTGGAACAGATATTATAGGAGCTATTGCCAAACGAAAACTGTCCATAAACCTGGGGACAACACTTTTCTTCTTTAATCTTATTATAATTATTAGCAGCTGTTTTATCTTTGAAGCCTATAAAGGTTTATACTCCTTGATAGGTGTTTTCATTGGGTCCTCAGTGATCGACAGAATGATGAAGGGATTTGAAACCCGTTTATCTCTCTTTATTGTCTCTGAAAAATGGGAAGATATCGCGGACTTTCTTACTGTAAGGCTAGGAAGAGGAGCGACTCTTCTTAAAGGAGAAGGGGCGTATAAGAGGAAAGAAACTCGTGTCATCTATTCTGTTATCCCAGGTTTGCGATTGGCCAAGATCAAAGACGGCATTTATGATATTGACCCCGAAGCTTTCGTCACAGTAGCCCCTTCAACGGAGATAATGGGATATTGGAATAAAGGTCTGCGTCATAGATATAAGTGGGTATATGAAAAGAACGAATAA
- the ilvA gene encoding threonine ammonia-lyase, biosynthetic, with protein MNINYIKKILSAFVYDVAIQTPISKAKFLSERINNEILLKREDLQPVFSFKIRGAYNKIIQLSEVEKKSGVIAASAGNHAQGVALAARNIGIKSVIVMPITTPEIKVRSVRSFGGEVVLFGDNFNAAYEHARELQREHGYTFIHPYDDPDVIAGQGTVGLEITRQVSSLDYIFVPVGGGGLLAGIATYIKFINPGIKIIGVESEDSACLTEAFKAKERIVLDHVGIFADGVAVKQVGEETFRLIKDNVDGTITVNTDEICAAIKDIYDDTRSIAEPAGALALAGLKKYASENKLVNQKMIAILSGANVNFDRLRHISERTEIGEKREGLFAVQIPETPGAFKTFCNVLKDRNITEFNYRYSDPDRAMIFAGVQLDDPVLGREHIMEALETQGYKVVDLSEDEISKLHVRYMIGGKAQHMANEHLFTFEFPERPGALADFLNGLGFRWNISLFHYRIHGADYGRVLLGIQVDKKDLPELKKYLDSTDYNFTEVNDNVSYSLFLK; from the coding sequence ATGAATATTAACTACATAAAGAAGATTCTTAGTGCCTTTGTTTATGATGTGGCCATTCAAACACCCATAAGTAAAGCTAAGTTCTTGTCTGAGCGTATAAACAATGAAATTCTTCTTAAGCGTGAAGATTTACAACCTGTCTTTTCCTTTAAAATACGGGGAGCCTATAATAAAATCATTCAATTAAGTGAAGTAGAAAAAAAATCTGGTGTTATCGCTGCGTCTGCAGGTAACCATGCCCAGGGAGTCGCTCTGGCAGCGCGCAATATTGGTATTAAATCAGTTATTGTCATGCCCATTACCACTCCAGAAATAAAAGTTCGTTCTGTAAGATCCTTTGGGGGAGAGGTTGTCTTGTTCGGAGATAATTTTAATGCCGCCTATGAGCATGCTCGGGAGTTACAGAGAGAGCATGGTTATACTTTTATTCATCCCTATGATGATCCTGATGTTATTGCAGGACAAGGTACGGTAGGATTAGAGATCACCCGTCAAGTCTCTTCCCTTGATTACATTTTTGTCCCAGTGGGGGGTGGGGGATTATTAGCAGGTATTGCTACTTACATAAAATTCATCAATCCCGGGATAAAGATCATTGGAGTGGAGTCGGAAGATTCCGCCTGTCTCACTGAAGCTTTTAAGGCTAAGGAAAGGATTGTACTCGACCATGTGGGAATCTTTGCAGATGGGGTTGCAGTAAAACAAGTAGGGGAAGAGACCTTCAGGCTCATTAAGGATAATGTGGATGGCACCATAACAGTCAATACAGACGAAATTTGTGCAGCCATTAAAGACATTTATGATGATACCAGATCCATAGCAGAACCAGCAGGGGCTTTGGCTTTAGCAGGCTTAAAAAAGTATGCAAGTGAGAATAAGCTTGTGAATCAGAAGATGATAGCCATCTTAAGTGGTGCCAATGTTAACTTTGATCGTCTACGGCATATATCTGAAAGAACAGAGATCGGAGAAAAAAGAGAAGGCCTTTTCGCTGTTCAGATACCTGAAACTCCAGGTGCTTTTAAAACCTTTTGTAATGTCTTAAAAGATAGAAACATCACTGAGTTTAACTACCGCTATTCTGATCCCGACAGGGCTATGATTTTTGCAGGTGTCCAACTGGATGATCCTGTACTGGGGCGAGAACATATCATGGAGGCGCTTGAAACGCAGGGGTATAAAGTGGTTGACCTGTCTGAAGATGAGATCTCTAAGCTCCATGTACGGTACATGATAGGCGGTAAGGCTCAGCATATGGCAAATGAGCACTTATTTACCTTCGAATTCCCAGAGAGGCCAGGGGCATTAGCTGATTTTTTGAATGGTCTTGGGTTTAGATGGAATATCTCCTTGTTCCATTACAGAATCCATGGAGCTGATTATGGAAGAGTTCTCCTGGGGATACAGGTGGATAAAAAGGACTTACCTGAATTGAAAAAATACCTCGATTCTACTGACTATAACTTTACAGAAGTCAATGACAATGTGTCCTATAGTCTGTTCTTAAAATAG
- a CDS encoding YbaK/EbsC family protein, whose protein sequence is MSIINAREHLSKWNREQDILEFDVSSATVELAAKALNCDQARIAKTLTYKLDNRVIMIVAAGDARVDNKKYKAFFEAKAKMLHPEEVETLVGHQIGGVCPFGVKKDVEIYLDKSLKRFDSVFPACGSSHSAIELSCQELETYSESNQWIDVCKDWQ, encoded by the coding sequence ATGTCCATAATTAATGCTCGGGAACACTTATCGAAATGGAATAGAGAACAGGATATCTTAGAGTTTGATGTTTCAAGCGCCACTGTAGAATTGGCTGCCAAAGCTTTGAATTGTGATCAGGCACGGATTGCCAAAACCCTTACTTATAAATTGGATAATAGGGTTATAATGATCGTAGCGGCTGGTGATGCCAGGGTGGACAATAAAAAATATAAAGCATTCTTTGAGGCAAAAGCTAAGATGCTTCATCCGGAAGAAGTGGAAACCCTCGTAGGTCATCAAATAGGGGGAGTCTGTCCCTTTGGTGTTAAAAAGGATGTCGAGATATACCTTGATAAATCCTTGAAGAGATTTGATTCGGTATTTCCCGCCTGCGGAAGTTCTCATTCAGCAATAGAGCTAAGTTGCCAGGAACTGGAAACATACTCCGAATCAAATCAATGGATAGATGTGTGTAAAGATTGGCAGTAG
- a CDS encoding ferredoxin--NADP reductase, with the protein MSTLLNRPAPKMYEVELIKIVNEYDEVYSYYFKSNESIPFKAGHHTHLVAPNVEIERAFVRHMSIASTPKDNEIVFSMDLSSQSPYKLQFRNAKVGDRTKIFKFGGDFLLDMEKLRSKVVYIAGGIGITPIRSLIRQAEQEKLDIQQELIYVGKGYMYTQELDDYGFPIKRIKRPDVPDTLKKAATEKPDALFYICGSVSFIDAMRQQLIDFGIGVDSIIVENFTKNKKPEELGENEIRIKSL; encoded by the coding sequence ATGTCTACACTTTTAAATAGACCCGCACCTAAAATGTATGAAGTAGAATTGATAAAAATAGTAAATGAATACGATGAAGTGTATAGCTATTACTTCAAGTCTAATGAATCAATTCCTTTTAAAGCAGGTCACCATACCCACTTGGTAGCTCCTAATGTAGAGATCGAGAGAGCCTTCGTTAGACATATGTCTATAGCTTCTACACCTAAAGACAATGAAATTGTTTTTAGTATGGATTTATCTTCCCAAAGTCCCTATAAGCTTCAATTCAGAAATGCCAAAGTCGGGGATAGGACTAAGATCTTTAAATTCGGTGGTGATTTCTTATTAGATATGGAAAAGCTTCGTTCCAAAGTTGTGTACATAGCGGGAGGTATAGGTATTACGCCCATTAGGTCTCTCATTCGTCAGGCAGAACAAGAAAAACTTGATATCCAACAAGAGTTAATCTATGTGGGTAAAGGTTACATGTATACACAAGAGCTTGATGATTATGGTTTTCCTATCAAGAGAATCAAACGTCCTGACGTTCCTGATACCCTTAAAAAAGCAGCTACTGAAAAACCAGATGCCTTGTTCTATATCTGTGGTTCTGTGAGCTTTATTGATGCGATGAGACAGCAGTTAATAGATTTTGGTATTGGAGTAGATAGTATTATTGTTGAAAATTTCACCAAAAATAAAAAACCTGAAGAGCTGGGAGAAAACGAAATACGTATTAAGAGCTTATAA